From a single Apium graveolens cultivar Ventura chromosome 2, ASM990537v1, whole genome shotgun sequence genomic region:
- the LOC141702703 gene encoding aldehyde dehydrogenase 1-like → MVSEFISWVSYGITGFTLSIITSRSDALKILSLGKTFETIDPRTGDVITKVAQGIKEDIDLAVQAARDAFDDGPWPRLSGANVQLYNVYADDQQRRRILMKLADLIDANAEELAALDAIDGGKLFHDGKNIDIPGAAETFRYYAGVADKIHGETLKMSREFQAYTLREPIGVVGHIIPWNFPTQMFAMKVGPALAAGCTMIVKPAEQTPLSALYCAHLTKLAGIPDGAVNVVTGYGPVAGAAISSHMDIDKVSFTGSTEVGRLVMQAAAMSNLKQVSLELGGKSPVIIFDDAELDKAVDLALLGSLYNKAKICVAGSRVFVQEGIYVEFVKKLEEKVRLWVVGDPFDVDSQQGPQVEKKQFEKILSYIEHGKREGATLLAGGKRFGQKGFYIQPTIFTDVKDDMIIAKEEIFGPVMSVLKFKTTGEVIRRANATKYGLAAGVITNNLDTANTVSRSIRAGVIWINCYFAFDRDSPYGGYKMSGFGRDMGIDGLDKYLHAKSVATPIYNSPWL, encoded by the exons ATGGTGTCTGAATTCATTAG CTGGGTGTCCTATGGAATAACTGGATTCACTCtttcaatcattacatccagaTCAGATGCTCTTAAG ATATTATCTCTAGGTAAAACTTTCGAGACTATAGACCCAAGAACAGGAGATGTAATTACAAAGGTTGCCCAAGGAATCAAAGAAGATATTGATTTGGCTGTCCAGGCTGCCCGTGATGCATTTGACGATGGACCATGGCCTCGCTTATCAGGAGCT AATGTTCAATTGTATAATGTTTATGCTGATGATCAGCAAAGGAGAAGGATTTTGATGAAACTGGCCGACTTGATTGACGCAAACGCAGAAGAGTTGGCTGCTTTGGATGCAATTGACGGAGGAAAACTATTTCATGATGGCAAGAATATTGATATTCCGGGTGCAGCAGAAACCTTCCGCTATTATGCAGGTGTAGCAGATAAAATTCATGGAGAAACATTGAaaatgtcgagggagtttcaagcATACACTTTGCGTGAGCCCATTGGTGTTGTTGGGCACATCATTCCTTGGAACTTCCCCACTCAAATGTTTGCAATGAAAGTTGGTCCAGCATTAGCTGCTGGCTGCACCATGATCGTCAAGCCCGCCGAGCAGACACCTCTTTCAGCTTTGTACTGTGCTCATTTGACGAAGCTG GCAGGCATTCCAGATGGAGCGGTCAATGTTGTAACAGGTTACGGGCCCGTAGCTGGTGCTGCTATTAGTTCTCATATGGACATTGATAAG GTAAGTTTCACAGGATCCACAGAAGTGGGGCGTTTAGTAATGCAGGCTGCAGCAATGAGCAACTTAAAACAAGTCTCACTTGAACTAGGGGGCAAATCTCCCGTCATAATATTCGATGATGCAGAGCTTGATAAAGCGGTGGATCTAGCTCTTTTAGGAAGTCTGTATAATAAGGCAA AAATTTGTGTGGCCGGTTCCCGTGTCTTTGTCCAGGAAGGTATTTATGTTGAATTTGTGAAGAAATTGGAAGAGAAAGTCAGATTATGGGTAGTGGGGGATCCATTTGATGTAGATTCTCAGCAAGGACCTCAA GTCGAGAAGAAACAATTTGAGAAAATACTTTCGTACATTGAACATGGCAAGAGGGAAGGTGCCACTTTGTTAGCTGGTGGGAAGCGCTTTGGCCAAAAGGGATTTTATATTCAGCCAACTATATTTACTGATGTTAAG GATGATATGATAATCGCAAAGGAAGAAATATTCGGTCCTGTCATGTCAGTCCTGAAGTTCAA GACCACTGGTGAGGTGATTAGAAGAGCTAATGCCACAAAATATGGTTTGGCAGCAGGTGTTATCACCAATAATTTGGACACAGCCAACACTGTATCAAGATCAATTCGAGCAGGCGTTATCTGGATAAATTGTTACTTTGCTTTTGACCGAGATTCTCCTTATGGAGGGTATAAGATGAGTGGATTTGGGAGAGATATGGGGATAGACGGACTTGATAAGTATCTTCATGCTAAAAGTGTTGCCACTCCCATATATAATAGCCCTTGGCTGTGA